GGTGATCCGACCGCGTTCGGCTCGGATTAACCCCTGGTTTACTAACTTCTGCAGGTTCAGATTGACCTTCTGGCGGCTTGCGCCGATCAGATCGGCCAGA
This Methanomassiliicoccales archaeon DNA region includes the following protein-coding sequences:
- a CDS encoding winged helix-turn-helix domain-containing protein, translating into LADLIGASRQKVNLNLQKLVNQGLIRAERGRITILDQNGLQELG